Within bacterium, the genomic segment ATATGGCAATGAGTGGGAACGATGTCCGTGAAGGGATTGTTGCGGTGATTTCGGTCAAACTTCAAAACCCACAGTTTGAAGGACAAACTAAAGCCAAACTCGGCAATTCGGAGATAAAAGGGATTGTAGAACAGTTGATGAACGAGGAGTTGTCCGCATATCTTGAGGAGAATCCTCAGGAATCAAAAAGTATAATCACAAAAGTAATCAGTGCTGTTCGCGCTCGCGAGGCAGCGAGGAAAGCACGCGATCTAGCTCGGCGCAAATCTGCACTCGATTCTGCCGCACTCCCAGGAAAACTTGCCGATTGTCAGGTGAAAGACCCAGCGCAATCTGAACTTTTCATTGTCGAGGGAGATTCGGCTGGAGGAAGCGCCAAACAAGGAAGAGAAAAAAAGTTTCAGGCTGTTCTGCCCCTTAGGGGAAAGATTTTAAATGTTGAGAAGGCACGTTTTGATAGAATGCTCAAAAGTTCTGTCATTAAAGACCTTATAACAGCCCTTGGTTGTGGTATAGGCGATGAAGGATATAACATAGAGAAGCTTCGTTACCATCGAGTTATTATTATGACGGATGCCGATGTTGATGGTGCTCATATTAGAACACTTCTTTTGACATTTTTCTACCGCCAGATGATAGAGATTATTGAAAGGGGTTACCTTTATATAGCGCAGCCTCCGCTGTATGGTATTAAACAAGCGAGAAAAAAAAATTATATACTCGATGAAGAACAGATGCACCAATATCTTATAGAGGAAGGTGCACAGACTATGAAATTACTCAGTAGCTCTGATGACCGAGCGATGACTGGCAAAAGGCTGGAGGCCTATCTTGGCCAGATTGGTAAATTCAGCAGAATAAAGGGATATTTTATTAGAAGAGGTTGTGCTTCTGATGTAGTAGAAAAGATAGCCCTTACAGAGACTGTTACCACGGATCTACTTAGAGATCAAGTGGCTTTTCTCGAAATACTTCATAGTATAAAAAACGAACTGGAAAAACTAGGATTTCACATTGAGATTTCGACTGAGAGGGATCCTGAACATCTTAGCTGGAAAGGTATGATCAAATACTCCCAACGCGAGTTAAAGGGTGAGGTAGTCCTCGATTTTGATTTGGTCGATTCACCTGAGTTTAAAGAGCTTGTTAAATCTGCAGCAAAGCTTGCGCGCTTCGCCAAACCTCCACTTAAGGTTTTATATGAAGAGGAAGAGCGGATATTCGAGCGTTTCGGCGAGCTATTGGGCTCGGTTCTCGATGCTGGAAGAAAAGGCAAAAAGATACAGAGATATAAAGGTCTTGGAGAAATGA encodes:
- the gyrB gene encoding DNA topoisomerase (ATP-hydrolyzing) subunit B, producing the protein MAQKEQYSADSIRVLEGLSAVRKRPAMYIGSTSHEGLHHLVYEVVDNSIDEALAGVCDTIKVTLHTEGSITVEDNGRGIPVDYHKIEKKSAAEVVMTKLHAGGKFDNKTYKVSGGLHGVGISVVNALSKDLELIVWRDNLVYRQTYSRGKPLMALEQEGKTSKRGTKITFFPDPKIFEVIEFSFETLSSRLRELAFLNKGLKITIIDERVGEDKEAKKHEFLYEGGIMEFVQYLNGARGTVGKTPFYFEKEKDGVMVEVALQYNDSYNSTLYTFANNINTVSGGTHETGFKAALTRTLNSFAKDKKLIKEDMAMSGNDVREGIVAVISVKLQNPQFEGQTKAKLGNSEIKGIVEQLMNEELSAYLEENPQESKSIITKVISAVRAREAARKARDLARRKSALDSAALPGKLADCQVKDPAQSELFIVEGDSAGGSAKQGREKKFQAVLPLRGKILNVEKARFDRMLKSSVIKDLITALGCGIGDEGYNIEKLRYHRVIIMTDADVDGAHIRTLLLTFFYRQMIEIIERGYLYIAQPPLYGIKQARKKNYILDEEQMHQYLIEEGAQTMKLLSSSDDRAMTGKRLEAYLGQIGKFSRIKGYFIRRGCASDVVEKIALTETVTTDLLRDQVAFLEILHSIKNELEKLGFHIEISTERDPEHLSWKGMIKYSQRELKGEVVLDFDLVDSPEFKELVKSAAKLARFAKPPLKVLYEEEERIFERFGELLGSVLDAGRKGKKIQRYKGLGEM